CCGGATTATCATAATTAAAAAATGTATAAATCACCGCAGGCACAATCATTCCTCCTACTGCAGCCATAATTGGCATTGAAGCTTTTTTCAGAGAACTTAACTCCCCTTCCATCACTTCACGCTTGATTTCTAAACCAACCGTAAAGAAAAATATCGCCATCAATCCATCGTTAATCCAGTGATTCAAAGAAGCATCTAAATCAAACCAGTTCTCAAATTCAAACTCCATATGAATCTCATGCCATACATAATGATAAGAATGTGCCCAGGGTGAATTTGCCCAGATAATCGCAATGACTGCTGCGACAACCAGAATAATTCCACTGATGGTTTCTTTGGAGATAAATTCACGTCCATGTTCGGTGACTAAATGAGGTGTCTTTTTCATACGTATAGATTTATGGTACGCAAAATATATTACAAATCTGACAGGTAATAAAGTAATCCAGGCTGAAATCCGAAATAATTCAATGCTTTAGACCTCATTTATGCTTTATAATACTACTTTAGCCCACTATGAAAAGTGTCATGTTTGTATGTCTGGGAAACATCTGTAGATCCCCTATGGCTCACGGTATTTTTAGAGATAAAGCTCAAAAAAAAGGATTGAAGGTTCATATTGAATCTTCAGGTACATCCGGATTCCATGTTGGTGAACATGCGGACCCCAGGTCCATCAGCACCTTGCGTTCTAAGGGTATTGATATTCTGGACTTAAGATCTCGCAAGTTTGATTTTGTCGATTTCAAAGACTATGATTTTATTTTTACTATGGATCAACAAAATCAAAGTGATGTTTTGAGAATGGCAAAAGCTGCAAATAGTCAAAATACCCCTGAAATGATTATGAATTTGTCCCACCCGGGAGAAAACATATCGGTACCAGATCCATACTATGGCGGAACCACAGGGTTTGAAGATGTATACCAAATGCTAGACGAATCATTAGATGTATTGATCGAAAAAATTGAAAATCTTCAATAGTTTTCACCATAAACAAACAGCTATTATTTAGACGTGATTTATCACTTTTGTAGCCATTAAAATTTATAAAATGAATTCAGGTACATTGTTTTTAATTCCAACACCAATTAGTGATGCACCCATGCATTATGTGATTCCGGAAGGTAACAAAGAGCAACTGGCACATATCACTCACTTTTTAGTTGAGAAAGAAAAACCTGCAAGAGCTTCATTAAAAAAATTAAATCTTAAAAATAATATTCAAGATTTAAAGCTCTACAATATTGGAAAATACAGTGAGAGTAGTGATTATGAGTCATACTTTGCACCTATCTTCAATGGTGAAGATATGGGATTACTTTCAGATGCTGGCTGTCCTGGAATCGCTGATCCTGGATCAGATCTGGTAAAACTTGCTCATCAGTTTAATATAAAGGTGGTGCCTTTGGTAGGTCCATCTTCTATTTTCCTGGCACTAATGGCTTCCGGTTTAAATGGACAAAATTTTGCTTTTCACGGTTATTTACCTGTTAAAGATAAAGAGCGTAATAAGAGACTGAGGGAATTAGAACAGATTTCAACGAAAACCGGACAAACTCAAATATTCATCGAGACACCATATAGGAACGAACAGATGTTTGAAGCATTAAAAAAAACGCTTCGTGCAGACACAAAATTGTGCATGGCACTGGATACCACGAATTCAAATGAATATATCAAAACATTGGATATTGCAGAGTGGAAATCATATCAGCATCCATCTTTCCACAAAAGACCATGTGTCTTTTTATTTCAGGCTTAACGGCCATATTATTTAAAAGCAAAAGAGTTAATTAGAAATTGGTAGGCTACATTTGCCGACTAAATTAAAAGATCAAAATATCATGAGAGAAATCATTGAGCAAGCCTGGGAAAATAGAGACATGTTAAATGATCAAAAAGTGCAGGATACCATCCGTGAAGTAATCGAACAGATTGATTCAGGTAAACTGCGCGTGGCGGAGCCAACCGAAGATGGATGGCAAGTGAATGAATGGGTAAAGAAAGCTGTGGTTATGTACTTCCCTATTCAGAAAATGGAAACTATTGAAGTAGGTCCATTTGAATTCCATGATAAAATGAAATTAAAAACCGGTTACGAGCAAAAGGGAGTTCGTGTGGTTCCTCATGCTGTAGCAAGATACGGTTCTTACATTTCCAGTAATGTCATCATGATGCCTTCTTATGTAAACATTGGTGCTTATGTTGATGAAGGAACCATGGTCGATACATGGGCTACTGTAGGTTCTTGTGCACAAATTGGTAAGAATGTGCATTTATCCGGTGGTGTTGGAATTGGTGGAGTTTTAGAACCACTTCAAGCAGCACCTGTTATTATTGAAGACAATTGCTTTATTGGTTCACGTTGTATTGTTGTTGAGGGTGTTCGTGTTGAAACCGAAGCTGTTTTAGGAGCAAACGTGGTTTTGACCATGTCTACAAAAATCATAGACGTTTCTGGTGATGAACCTGTAGAATACAGAGGCATTGTTCCTGCGAGATCAGTTGTAATTCCCGGAACCATTGAAAAAGAGTTTCCGGCAGGAAAATATAATGTACCCGTAGCATTGATTATCGGTAAGCGTAAGCCAAGTACAGATAAAAAGACTTCACTTAATGATGCTTTACGTAACTTTAATGTTGCCGTTTAATGACCATCGTCCCAAATAAAATATTGATTATTCAAACCGCCTTTATTGGTGATGTAATTTTGGCCACCGCACTTATCGAAAAGATTCGTGCGCATTTGCCAAAAGCTCAAATTGACTATTTAGTACGTAAAGGCAATGAAGCTTTAGTACAAAATCATCCGCATATTAATGAGGTCATTATTTGGGATAAAAAAAGTGGAAAGTATAAGAATTTATATCGCTTACTCAAGCAAATTCGAAACTCCGAATATGATGCGATTGTAAATACACAAAGGTTTGGTGCAACTGGAATGTTAACCGCATTATCCAAAGCCAAAATACGTTCCGGTTTTTCCAAAAATCCTTTTTCTATTGGATTTACGCATTCGGCCCCACATGAGATTGGAGATGGCACGCATGAAGTAGAGCGAAATCAAAAACTAATTTCATTTTTCACTGATGATATTGCTGCAAAACCCCGACTGTATCCTTCAAAGGAAGATTTTGATACAGTATCTCAATATCAGAGTCTACCTTATATTACGATCTCTCCTACTTCCGTATGGTTTACCAAGCAATATCCAGCTTACAAATGGGTAGAATTGATTGATCAAATTCCTGAAAATCTTAATGTATTTCTTTTAGGTGGGCCGGATGATAAAGAGGTCATTGATCAGCTTATAGCCAAATGCCAATTAAATATTCCGGAAAATCTAGCAGGACAATTATCATTTCTACAATCTGCGGCTTTGATGAAAAGTGCCAGAATGAATTATGTCAACGATTCCGGACCACTTCACCTCTGCTCTGCAATGAACGCACCGGTAACATCAGTTTTTTGTTCAACTATACCAGATTTCGGCTTTACACCGTTATCAGATAATAAACATGTTATAGAAACAGCATCAAAATTAGATTGTAGACCTTGTGGACTTCATGGACATAAAAGCTGTCCAGAGAACCATTTCGAATGCGCAAATACAGTGGAAACAAGACAATTGTTATCAACATTAGAATAATCATTTAGGAATGATTAAAATATCATTAAAATTGGAACAAAACCCAGTAAAAAGTGTGTTTTTCCAATAATTCAAAATAATTTTGAGGAGATAAAAAATAAAGAGAATGGACACCGCACGAAAACTAACAGTTAACGAAAAAGCATTAGCTGTAAACCTTGACCCTCATGTCTATGGATCATTTTCAGAAATTGGTGCAGGTCAGGAAGTTGCTGCCAATTTTTTTCAAGCCGGAGGGGCCTCCGGTACAATTGCTTTGACGCAATCGGCTTATGATAAAAAGATCTCTAATGCCATTTATGGAGAAGGTAAGCGATTTGTAAGTAAGCAACGTTTGGTGAGAATGATGGAGCATGATTATGCAAATATCACAGACAAATTGAGCGATCGTAAAGACGACACATGTTTTTTCGCATTTGCTGATACAATAGAGACTTTAAATTTCCATAAAACCAATCAGGGACACGGTTGGATGGGTATTACCTTTCAAAGAAAAGCCAATACCGCACCAAACCAAATTGTCATGCACGTCATCTTACATGATAATGATCCTTTGTTACAACAAAAGGCCGTTGGACGTCTGGGAGTAAATTTGGTTCATGGCGTATACAATAAAACACATTCCATTAAGGAGTTTTTAACCTCTCTAATGGATGGATTAAGTCGTTCTCGTGTAGAGATTGACATGTTCAATATCATTGGACCAGACTTCGAAAATGTAGACAACAGATTAATTAGTTTGAAACTGGTGAAATTGGGGTTAACCCCTGTAGCCATGTTTGGACCTGACGGGAATAACGTTCAGGCATCCGAGATTTTATATAAAAAGAACCTTTTGGTTTTACGTGGTCGTTTCCGTCCTCCTACCCTTGTAAACGTTGATATGTTATTAGCTGGATACCGACAGTTTGTAAAAGAAGAAGATGTAGTCAAAAAGGATCTTATTGTACTATCTGAGCTTTCATTGAATAATCTTTTAATGGGGGATGATCAAAAGAAAGAACGTGATTACATGGATCGTGTGGACATTTTATGTTCATTGGGACAAACTGTAATTATTACCAACTATCAGCACTATTATAAATTGACCAATTATCTATCTGATGTAAACAGAGGGCGTAAGATTGGCGTTTTGATGGGGGTGAATAATCTCGAGGCTATTTTCAATCCAACATATTATAAGAATCTAAAAGGTGGAATCCTGGAATCTTTTGGTCGCTTATTTGGCCGAAATATCAAACTATTAATCTACCCGGCTACGGATGCTGAGGATGGTAGTTTACATACATGTGAAAATGTACAGATTGATAAAACTTTGATGCACTTATTCATGTATTTGATTGAGAATAATCAAATTGAAGATATTAAGAATTGTAACCGTGATTTACTGACTATTTTCTCAGACGATGTGCTGGAAATGATTGGAAGTAATAAAGCTGGTTGGGAAAAAATGGTACCAAACAAAGTCGCCCGGACCATTAAGTCCAACGGAATGTTTGGATATTCAAGTAACTAAATACAAAAAGCGCTGTTGAAATCAACAGCGCTTTTTCTTTAATAATTCATCCAGGAAAGAAAGTCATTCACCCTACTCCTTGTAACCAACACTTCTGATTCATATTCAGGTTGAATCACTAACTTTAGTCTACTATTGAAATATTTGTGAATCCCCTTTATACACGTATTATTGAGTAGTAAATGTCTATTTACTCTAAAAAACTGTTTTGGGTCAAGTTGATTCGTAACTTGCTCTAAAGAAAAATCTACGATGAGTTTTTTACCATCCTTTTTTACCAGATACACCGTATTCCCCTCAGCATAAAAGAATCCTATATCGTGGGTATGTACCCGTTTATATTGATCTCCAACTTTAATTAAAAAATTGGATTTATATGATTTTTCAATTTTACGTGCAATCAGATTATTCAATACATCATCAGTGAGGTTATTTCTTTTACTCCACAATGATTCGTACTTATTTAAAGCTGACTTTAGATCATTTTCATCAATCGGCTTTAACAAATAATCAATACTATTAAGTTTAAATGCCTTTAAAGCAAATTCATCATATGCAGTGGTAAAAATGATCGGAGTTTGAATATTGACCTGCTTAAATAATTCAAAACTGGTTCCATCAATTAATTGAATATCAGAAATAATTAAATCAATTTCCACATCCCGGGTAAACCATTCTTTACCTTGTTGGACACTTCTAACCTGATCAACAATCTCTACATCCTGACGAATATTCGCTAATGTTCGCTTCAACTCATTCGCTAACAAATTTTCGTCTTCAATAATTAATACTCGCATACACTCTAAGATTCATTTCAAAACTACATTAATAGACACCTTGAAATTGTTAAAACATTGCATCATCAAGTCGGATTTATTTTATTGGTTAACTAGATTTATAATCGGGAAAAAAATAAGGACGAACGATTATTTTACCACACTAAGCATACTATTCTTAAAATGTGAAATGCACATAGAGCTATGTCAAATGCAAAAGGATTAACATTAATTACATTTGAATGGAATTTTTAGACTTACGAACTAGTCACATTGAGTGATTTCAGGGTCTACTCTGTCAATATGAGGACTTAAATAATGAATCCCCAAATTCATCCCTCTTAATATGAATAACACCCCAATGATAAAAACCATATACGGAATGGCTTTCTGAAGTTTATTTCTAAACTGCACGGTTACGAAACTTCCTAAAACCGTTGCCGTATACATCATGGGGATGGTTCCTAACCCAAAAAACATCATAAAGGACATCCCTCCTAACATATCTCCCTCAGCAATCGCACCGGCCAATGCTATGTAAACCATGGCACATGGAAGTAAACCGTTCAATACACCAATAAAAAATAAAGATTCAACAGACGACTTTTTAAACAACCGTCCAAATACCGATTTCAACTTCCCTATATACTTAAAGGTTAAGGCATCAATATTTGCCATAGCTGAAATCTTAGGTAATACCACAGATAGAATCATGAATATACCCGCAAAAATAGATAGTGATCGTTGCACACCGGCCATTATTAAACTCTTACCGATGAGTCCAAAGGCCAATCCTAACATACCGTAGGTAACCAATCTGCCCAAATTATAAGCAAATGCTCCAAAAAGTTGGCTCGCCAGTGAATTTCGATTCAATGGGAGGGCAAATGCTATAGGGCCGCACATTCCCAAACAATGGAAACTACTGACCAACCCAATCGTTATTGCTGCCCACCACTGAATCATCTATATCTTATTTAATGAATAAAAATGTTCTTCTCCAAATAACATTCTTTACCATCAATATTCCACTTAACCTGGATCTGATATTTCCCTCTTTCAAAATTATTTGCTGAAATCATTTGTTGTCCGGAATCATCCAAATCCAGTGGAATCGTTAAATCTAATTTTGAATTGGAAGGTCTGTAAAAATGTACTTCTCCTTCTGCATCTGTAGACTCAAAATCACCATTTAAATCTAATTGCCAATTGGCTTCAACTTTAGTCCAATTTAATTGGGTATTCAACTCCAATGCATTTTTCACCTGATCAATTTGATCTTGAAACTGCATTTCCTTCGCATAATAATCTTCGGTAACTAACTCGGTATTCTTATCATCTGCCATACTTCTAATTAGTACAGAAGTGAATACTACGACAAT
This genomic interval from bacterium SCSIO 12643 contains the following:
- a CDS encoding low molecular weight phosphotyrosine protein phosphatase; this encodes MKSVMFVCLGNICRSPMAHGIFRDKAQKKGLKVHIESSGTSGFHVGEHADPRSISTLRSKGIDILDLRSRKFDFVDFKDYDFIFTMDQQNQSDVLRMAKAANSQNTPEMIMNLSHPGENISVPDPYYGGTTGFEDVYQMLDESLDVLIEKIENLQ
- a CDS encoding SAM-dependent methyltransferase; protein product: MNSGTLFLIPTPISDAPMHYVIPEGNKEQLAHITHFLVEKEKPARASLKKLNLKNNIQDLKLYNIGKYSESSDYESYFAPIFNGEDMGLLSDAGCPGIADPGSDLVKLAHQFNIKVVPLVGPSSIFLALMASGLNGQNFAFHGYLPVKDKERNKRLRELEQISTKTGQTQIFIETPYRNEQMFEALKKTLRADTKLCMALDTTNSNEYIKTLDIAEWKSYQHPSFHKRPCVFLFQA
- a CDS encoding 2,3,4,5-tetrahydropyridine-2,6-dicarboxylate N-succinyltransferase, whose product is MREIIEQAWENRDMLNDQKVQDTIREVIEQIDSGKLRVAEPTEDGWQVNEWVKKAVVMYFPIQKMETIEVGPFEFHDKMKLKTGYEQKGVRVVPHAVARYGSYISSNVIMMPSYVNIGAYVDEGTMVDTWATVGSCAQIGKNVHLSGGVGIGGVLEPLQAAPVIIEDNCFIGSRCIVVEGVRVETEAVLGANVVLTMSTKIIDVSGDEPVEYRGIVPARSVVIPGTIEKEFPAGKYNVPVALIIGKRKPSTDKKTSLNDALRNFNVAV
- a CDS encoding glycosyltransferase family 9 protein, which encodes MTIVPNKILIIQTAFIGDVILATALIEKIRAHLPKAQIDYLVRKGNEALVQNHPHINEVIIWDKKSGKYKNLYRLLKQIRNSEYDAIVNTQRFGATGMLTALSKAKIRSGFSKNPFSIGFTHSAPHEIGDGTHEVERNQKLISFFTDDIAAKPRLYPSKEDFDTVSQYQSLPYITISPTSVWFTKQYPAYKWVELIDQIPENLNVFLLGGPDDKEVIDQLIAKCQLNIPENLAGQLSFLQSAALMKSARMNYVNDSGPLHLCSAMNAPVTSVFCSTIPDFGFTPLSDNKHVIETASKLDCRPCGLHGHKSCPENHFECANTVETRQLLSTLE
- a CDS encoding TonB-dependent receptor produces the protein MDTARKLTVNEKALAVNLDPHVYGSFSEIGAGQEVAANFFQAGGASGTIALTQSAYDKKISNAIYGEGKRFVSKQRLVRMMEHDYANITDKLSDRKDDTCFFAFADTIETLNFHKTNQGHGWMGITFQRKANTAPNQIVMHVILHDNDPLLQQKAVGRLGVNLVHGVYNKTHSIKEFLTSLMDGLSRSRVEIDMFNIIGPDFENVDNRLISLKLVKLGLTPVAMFGPDGNNVQASEILYKKNLLVLRGRFRPPTLVNVDMLLAGYRQFVKEEDVVKKDLIVLSELSLNNLLMGDDQKKERDYMDRVDILCSLGQTVIITNYQHYYKLTNYLSDVNRGRKIGVLMGVNNLEAIFNPTYYKNLKGGILESFGRLFGRNIKLLIYPATDAEDGSLHTCENVQIDKTLMHLFMYLIENNQIEDIKNCNRDLLTIFSDDVLEMIGSNKAGWEKMVPNKVARTIKSNGMFGYSSN
- a CDS encoding response regulator transcription factor — encoded protein: MRVLIIEDENLLANELKRTLANIRQDVEIVDQVRSVQQGKEWFTRDVEIDLIISDIQLIDGTSFELFKQVNIQTPIIFTTAYDEFALKAFKLNSIDYLLKPIDENDLKSALNKYESLWSKRNNLTDDVLNNLIARKIEKSYKSNFLIKVGDQYKRVHTHDIGFFYAEGNTVYLVKKDGKKLIVDFSLEQVTNQLDPKQFFRVNRHLLLNNTCIKGIHKYFNSRLKLVIQPEYESEVLVTRSRVNDFLSWMNY
- a CDS encoding sulfite exporter TauE/SafE family protein, translated to MIQWWAAITIGLVSSFHCLGMCGPIAFALPLNRNSLASQLFGAFAYNLGRLVTYGMLGLAFGLIGKSLIMAGVQRSLSIFAGIFMILSVVLPKISAMANIDALTFKYIGKLKSVFGRLFKKSSVESLFFIGVLNGLLPCAMVYIALAGAIAEGDMLGGMSFMMFFGLGTIPMMYTATVLGSFVTVQFRNKLQKAIPYMVFIIGVLFILRGMNLGIHYLSPHIDRVDPEITQCD
- a CDS encoding FixH family protein, with amino-acid sequence MRFTWGHAAIAIPVTIVVVFTSVLIRSMADDKNTELVTEDYYAKEMQFQDQIDQVKNALELNTQLNWTKVEANWQLDLNGDFESTDAEGEVHFYRPSNSKLDLTIPLDLDDSGQQMISANNFERGKYQIQVKWNIDGKECYLEKNIFIH